A stretch of DNA from Lentisphaera araneosa HTCC2155:
ATTCAAGCTCTGTTGACCCTTCCTGAGTATTTATTTGCTTAGGTAAGTTTAAATCTGACTGTGAATAATTCTTAGGCCATTTTTTACTACTAAACTGAAGGTGGTAAACATCTCCCTCATGTTGAGTACAGTGCATTTGAACCGACATCTCTTGCATGGGTTCATCATTATCTGGCTGAAAGTCTACGACCTTAAAATCTGCTGATATTTCGCCTGAATCAGTCTTTTTTAAATTGATATTTTGTGGGTATTCAAAATTTGAACGATAAGGGTATTTATTAAAATACATAAACTAAAATCCTCTTATAACTTATTTTAACCTTTACGTATTTTAATGCGATTAGACAAAACTTTCAAGAGTGTTATCCTATGATAATTCTTAGTAAAATATAAATATTCTTAGATTTATGATAGATAGTGATTACGAGGACATTGTGCAACTACTTAGCATGTCCATTCAAAAAGTTAACCAGGGTGAACTAAAAATTAAGGTCCCGCTGGAAACTAAACTTCTGCAAAGGATTCCTGGAACTGAGTTCCATTGTCATCACGAGGTTTTTATTCAATTATCTGGTTCAAATGAATTTAGTTTTCCGGATAGTAAAATTCTCATGCAGAGTGGCGACATTATGATTGTGCCTGCACAGCTCTCTCACAAAGAGAGCAAATTTGGCGAGGATCATTTCAAACATTTTGTCATTATGCTTTACCCCAACATCATGCAACTGCATTTTAGCGATGATCGCTTCTGTCCAAATAATATACGTTTATATAATTATAAAAAACACAGTCTCCTCAATTCCATGGTATATAACTACATAGAGCAAGAGCGCAATCAAAGCACCTACTCAAGCTCACTCAAAATGAGTCAGCAAAATTTTATACTAAGCAGTATTCTCGATATCATTACCCACTCAAAACCCCAAAAAGATCTGGGCAACGCTAAAGTTGAGCAAGTCAAAAAGCTCGTTAGAACTATGTATTCCAATGCCTCGCTAAACATCCCTAAGCTAGCTTCTCTCGTAGAATGTAATCCGGATTATCTCTCCCATTTATTTAATAAGGAAAGTAAAGAACACCTCAGTAAATATATTCGACGAATCCGCTTAGAAGCCGCCAGAGAACAACTCCAATCCACCCAACTTAGCATCTCTGAGGTCGCCTGGTCCTGCGGTTTCGAAAACCCCAGTTACTTCAGTCAACAATTCAAAAAACTCTATAATCACTCACCAAAAGACTTGCGAGAGACCCCCGATCGCACCTTTACACCTGAGTAAGTTTTTTATAGAGGCTTAGTTCATTTTAATTATTCTACTACTCACCTATTAGGCATATTAGATAATTTTCT
This window harbors:
- a CDS encoding AraC family transcriptional regulator, with protein sequence MIDSDYEDIVQLLSMSIQKVNQGELKIKVPLETKLLQRIPGTEFHCHHEVFIQLSGSNEFSFPDSKILMQSGDIMIVPAQLSHKESKFGEDHFKHFVIMLYPNIMQLHFSDDRFCPNNIRLYNYKKHSLLNSMVYNYIEQERNQSTYSSSLKMSQQNFILSSILDIITHSKPQKDLGNAKVEQVKKLVRTMYSNASLNIPKLASLVECNPDYLSHLFNKESKEHLSKYIRRIRLEAAREQLQSTQLSISEVAWSCGFENPSYFSQQFKKLYNHSPKDLRETPDRTFTPE